In one Thermaerobacter sp. PB12/4term genomic region, the following are encoded:
- a CDS encoding zinc-dependent alcohol dehydrogenase family protein, producing MKTRAAILVEMGRPRPYTESHPVVVDEVDLDGPGYGEVLVELKAAGICHSDLSVVDGSRPRPTPMVLGHEAAGIVRETGPGVTSLQAGDHVVFTFVPMCGRCMYCTSGRPALCELGNAANARGELLRGGRRFHRHGQPVHHHLGVSAFSQFTVAAEESLIKIDPDVPFEVAAVFGCAVMTGVGAVVNTARVEPGSSVAVFGLGGVGLAAVMGAVAAGAHPVVAVDVLPEKLEHARALGATHIVNAREADAVEAVRDFTGGGADYAIEAAGNADVLAQAYRATRRGGTTITVGLPHPEATLSIPAVTVTAEERVLRGSYMGSAVPRRDLPRFLRLFRAGRLPVDRLITHRLGLDEINQGFDRLAAGEAVRQVVQPNAG from the coding sequence GTGAAAACCAGGGCCGCCATTCTGGTCGAGATGGGACGACCGCGGCCGTACACCGAGTCCCACCCGGTGGTCGTGGACGAGGTGGACTTGGATGGCCCGGGATACGGCGAGGTGTTGGTCGAGCTCAAGGCAGCGGGGATCTGCCATTCGGATCTCTCCGTGGTGGACGGGAGCCGGCCCCGGCCCACGCCGATGGTTCTGGGACACGAGGCGGCGGGCATCGTCCGGGAGACGGGTCCCGGTGTGACCAGTTTGCAGGCTGGTGACCACGTGGTCTTCACCTTCGTTCCCATGTGCGGGCGGTGCATGTACTGCACCAGCGGCAGGCCCGCCTTGTGCGAGCTTGGCAACGCAGCCAATGCGCGCGGCGAGCTCCTGCGAGGCGGACGCCGGTTCCACCGCCACGGCCAGCCCGTGCACCACCACCTGGGGGTGTCGGCCTTCTCGCAGTTCACCGTGGCGGCCGAGGAGTCGCTGATCAAGATCGATCCCGACGTCCCCTTCGAGGTCGCGGCCGTGTTCGGGTGTGCCGTGATGACGGGTGTCGGTGCCGTGGTGAACACGGCTCGGGTGGAACCCGGAAGTTCCGTGGCGGTGTTCGGTCTTGGGGGAGTCGGGCTTGCCGCCGTGATGGGCGCTGTTGCGGCAGGGGCGCACCCTGTGGTGGCGGTCGACGTACTCCCGGAGAAGTTGGAGCATGCCCGTGCCCTGGGTGCCACGCACATCGTCAACGCCCGGGAGGCCGACGCGGTGGAGGCGGTGCGGGATTTCACCGGCGGCGGTGCCGATTATGCCATCGAGGCTGCGGGCAACGCGGACGTTCTCGCCCAGGCGTACCGGGCCACGCGGCGCGGTGGTACGACCATCACCGTCGGCCTGCCCCACCCTGAGGCGACGTTGTCCATCCCGGCGGTGACGGTCACGGCGGAGGAACGGGTCCTCCGTGGCTCGTACATGGGTTCCGCCGTACCCCGGCGGGACTTGCCGCGTTTCCTCCGCCTGTTCCGGGCGGGCCGGCTGCCCGTCGACCGGCTGATCACCCACCGCCTCGGCCTTGACGAAATCAACCAGGGCTTTGATCGCCTGGCCGCCGGTGAAGCGGTGCGGCAGGTGGTACAGCCCAACGCAGGCTGA
- a CDS encoding MBL fold metallo-hydrolase, translating to MGATSQRHGPDRLPERPIDEHCWELAPGLYRILLPLPWDVPFVNAYLVRAPGGWVLVDAGVGTPACLRALGWALRAAGVPEAGLAAILLTHRHPDHAGDVVAVRQRWGGTVYVHPAELELDRADPAVLEAWLAFTGMPAEVMEALLRRAERMPLPPDAVPYPFLAPLAEGPGLPVAALPVAGLTFEVVYVPGHSPGHVMLRVAETGWVFTGDHVLPRAGINVWANPAGPADPMGAYLANLEAVARLDAAWGLEAPDEAARAAGAKAPACLARGEGGPGDWREGAAGTEGSAGPGPGPRAAGPVLPGHGLPWCGPMMPHAAALAGWHRRAALALRDRLPDEPGPTAFEIVAARRPDDARQKPHRLRGAVAETLAFLLWLEGEGLAGRRGDGPARWYRLPGRREGGRSRDIPRTSAE from the coding sequence GTGGGGGCGACGTCGCAGCGGCACGGGCCCGACCGGTTGCCGGAACGGCCCATCGACGAGCACTGCTGGGAACTGGCACCAGGCCTTTACCGCATCCTGCTGCCCTTGCCCTGGGATGTGCCCTTTGTGAACGCCTACCTGGTCCGGGCCCCCGGCGGGTGGGTGCTGGTGGACGCCGGGGTGGGAACACCGGCCTGCCTAAGGGCCCTGGGCTGGGCATTGCGGGCGGCCGGGGTGCCCGAAGCCGGCCTGGCCGCCATCCTGCTGACCCACCGCCACCCCGACCACGCGGGTGACGTGGTGGCCGTCCGCCAGCGGTGGGGTGGAACGGTCTACGTTCATCCGGCCGAGCTCGAGCTGGACCGGGCGGATCCGGCGGTGCTGGAGGCATGGCTTGCCTTCACCGGCATGCCGGCGGAGGTGATGGAGGCCCTCCTGCGCCGGGCAGAGCGCATGCCCCTGCCGCCGGATGCCGTGCCCTACCCGTTCCTGGCCCCCCTGGCGGAGGGCCCCGGCCTGCCCGTGGCCGCCTTGCCGGTGGCGGGACTCACCTTTGAGGTGGTCTACGTGCCGGGGCACTCGCCGGGCCACGTTATGCTGCGGGTTGCCGAAACGGGCTGGGTTTTCACCGGGGACCACGTCCTCCCCCGGGCGGGCATCAACGTCTGGGCCAACCCTGCCGGGCCGGCGGACCCCATGGGGGCCTATCTGGCCAACCTGGAGGCGGTGGCCCGGCTGGATGCGGCCTGGGGGCTGGAAGCCCCGGACGAGGCGGCCAGGGCGGCCGGGGCAAAGGCCCCGGCCTGCCTGGCCCGGGGAGAGGGCGGGCCCGGGGACTGGCGGGAAGGCGCGGCCGGTACGGAGGGGAGCGCGGGGCCGGGCCCCGGCCCCCGGGCGGCAGGGCCGGTTCTTCCCGGCCACGGGCTGCCGTGGTGCGGGCCGATGATGCCCCATGCGGCAGCCCTGGCGGGCTGGCACCGGCGGGCCGCCCTCGCCCTGCGCGACCGCCTGCCGGACGAACCCGGCCCCACGGCCTTCGAAATCGTGGCGGCCCGCCGGCCGGACGATGCCCGCCAGAAGCCGCACCGGCTGCGGGGGGCAGTGGCCGAGACCCTGGCCTTCCTCCTGTGGCTGGAGGGGGAGGGTCTGGCCGGGCGCCGGGGCGATGGGCCGGCCCGGTGGTACCGGCTCCCCGGCCGCAGGGAGGGCGGACGGTCCCGAGACATACCCCGGACAAGCGCCGAATAG
- a CDS encoding N-acyl homoserine lactonase family protein, with protein sequence MSVRMKLYVLDCGRMQMDKSLMLAGATLASRDNPNRPAEWIEFPIYSVFIDHPDGNVLFDTGCNPNSMGPNGRWPEPTQNTFPIVSGVECYLPHRLEQLRVRPDDIRYVVCSHLHLDHAGCLEYFRKSTIIVHDDELAGALKLYAMHQRLGAYIWDDIDAWIRNELHWRPVRSDEGDLPLVEGVHILNLGSGHAFGILGLQVQLPRTGGIILASDAVYCAANYGPPVRLPGIIYDSLGYTRTVERIRRLAEATRSQVWFGHDAEQFAQLIKSTEGYYE encoded by the coding sequence ATGTCCGTGCGGATGAAACTGTACGTTCTGGACTGCGGCCGGATGCAGATGGACAAGTCGTTGATGCTCGCCGGGGCGACCCTGGCCTCCCGGGACAACCCGAACCGGCCCGCCGAGTGGATCGAGTTCCCCATCTATTCGGTGTTCATCGACCACCCCGACGGCAACGTGCTGTTCGACACCGGCTGCAACCCGAACTCCATGGGGCCGAACGGCCGCTGGCCGGAACCGACCCAGAACACCTTCCCCATCGTCAGTGGCGTGGAATGTTACCTGCCCCACCGGTTGGAACAACTGCGGGTGCGCCCTGACGACATCCGTTACGTGGTGTGCTCGCACCTGCACCTTGACCACGCCGGTTGCCTCGAGTACTTCCGCAAGTCGACCATCATTGTCCACGACGACGAACTGGCGGGAGCCTTGAAGCTGTACGCCATGCACCAGCGCCTGGGGGCGTACATCTGGGACGACATCGATGCGTGGATCCGCAACGAGCTTCACTGGCGGCCGGTGCGAAGCGACGAGGGAGACCTGCCGCTGGTGGAGGGGGTGCACATCCTCAACCTGGGCAGCGGCCACGCCTTCGGCATACTCGGCCTGCAGGTGCAACTGCCCCGCACCGGCGGCATCATTCTTGCCTCGGATGCCGTCTACTGCGCCGCCAACTACGGTCCGCCCGTGCGCCTGCCCGGCATCATCTACGACTCGCTGGGCTACACGCGGACCGTCGAGCGCATCCGCCGGCTGGCCGAAGCGACCCGTTCCCAGGTGTGGTTCGGGCACGATGCCGAGCAGTTTGCGCAGCTCATCAAGTCGACCGAGGGCTATTACGAGTGA
- a CDS encoding long-chain fatty acid--CoA ligase, with product MMEPYGAQRGGAGTAPGRPWLGLYTAGVPADLPLPAQPAVEQFRNTARRAGDRPAVYYFDRVLTFAELDRLSNALAAGLRDLGVEPGHRVALFLQNVPQFWIALLAAWKAGAIAVPLNPMFKEEELAYHLNDSGSTVLVSLESLYDAVARRVLGRTEVRHVITTSELDFLTPPAGASGAAGSGSGSGVPAVLAGSSRRRFGETWDLLEVCGRLEGAADPGAEPRQEDVALLTYTSGTTGSPKGAMNTHGNVAFNAEVYRTWMGLGPGDVVVGAAPLFHITGLIGHLAAAGLAGVPVILGYRFDPGTMLELIERWRGTFMVAAITAYIALMNHPDFGRRDLSSLRKAYSGGAPIPAAVVERFEAATGTYIHNIYGLTETTSPSHAVPLGRRAPVDEESGALSVGVPVPSTVVKVVDLDTGRDLPPGEVGEMVTRGPMVVAGYWQKPEETAHAIRDGWLHTGDVGRMDAQGWFYVIDRKKDMIIASGFKVWPREVEDVLYRHPAVREAAVVGVPDPYRGETVKAVVSLKAEFEGRVTPEELIAFCRERLAAYKYPRQVEIVPELPKTLTGKILRRVLRERDAGQ from the coding sequence ATGATGGAACCGTATGGTGCCCAGCGGGGCGGTGCGGGTACCGCACCCGGCCGCCCCTGGCTGGGACTTTACACCGCCGGGGTACCGGCTGACCTCCCCTTGCCCGCCCAGCCGGCCGTGGAGCAGTTCCGGAACACCGCCCGGCGGGCCGGCGACCGGCCGGCGGTGTACTACTTCGACCGGGTGCTGACCTTTGCCGAGCTGGACCGCCTGAGCAATGCGCTGGCCGCTGGGCTACGGGACCTGGGGGTCGAACCCGGCCACCGGGTGGCCCTGTTCCTCCAGAACGTCCCCCAGTTCTGGATCGCCCTGCTGGCGGCCTGGAAGGCGGGCGCCATCGCCGTGCCCCTGAACCCCATGTTCAAGGAAGAAGAGCTTGCCTACCATCTCAACGACTCGGGCAGCACGGTCCTGGTCAGCCTGGAATCCCTGTACGATGCGGTGGCCCGCAGGGTGCTGGGGCGGACCGAGGTCCGGCATGTGATCACCACCTCCGAGCTGGATTTCCTGACCCCGCCGGCGGGGGCGTCAGGGGCGGCCGGCTCCGGGTCCGGGAGCGGGGTCCCGGCCGTTCTGGCCGGTTCGTCCCGGCGCCGGTTTGGCGAAACCTGGGACCTGCTGGAGGTTTGCGGCCGGCTGGAGGGAGCGGCCGACCCCGGCGCCGAACCGCGGCAAGAAGATGTGGCGTTGCTCACCTACACCTCGGGCACCACCGGCTCGCCCAAGGGCGCCATGAACACCCACGGCAACGTGGCCTTCAACGCGGAGGTCTACCGCACCTGGATGGGGCTGGGGCCGGGGGACGTGGTGGTGGGGGCGGCGCCCCTCTTCCACATCACCGGGCTCATCGGCCACCTGGCCGCCGCCGGCCTGGCCGGCGTGCCGGTGATCCTCGGGTACCGGTTCGACCCGGGCACGATGCTGGAGCTCATCGAGCGCTGGCGCGGGACTTTTATGGTGGCCGCCATTACGGCCTACATCGCCCTGATGAACCATCCGGATTTCGGGCGCCGCGACCTGAGCTCGCTGCGCAAGGCGTACAGCGGCGGGGCGCCCATCCCGGCGGCGGTGGTAGAGCGTTTCGAGGCAGCCACCGGGACGTATATCCACAACATCTACGGGCTGACCGAAACCACCTCCCCCTCCCATGCCGTGCCCCTGGGGCGCCGGGCGCCCGTGGATGAGGAGTCGGGCGCCCTGTCGGTGGGCGTACCGGTGCCCAGCACCGTGGTCAAGGTGGTGGACCTGGACACCGGTCGGGACCTGCCGCCCGGCGAGGTGGGCGAGATGGTGACCCGCGGTCCCATGGTGGTGGCGGGATACTGGCAGAAGCCCGAGGAGACGGCTCATGCCATCCGTGACGGCTGGCTGCATACCGGGGACGTGGGCCGGATGGATGCCCAGGGCTGGTTCTACGTGATCGACCGGAAGAAGGACATGATCATCGCGTCGGGTTTCAAGGTCTGGCCACGGGAGGTGGAGGACGTGCTCTACCGCCACCCCGCCGTCCGGGAAGCGGCGGTGGTGGGGGTGCCCGACCCCTACCGGGGCGAGACCGTCAAGGCGGTGGTGTCCCTGAAGGCCGAATTCGAGGGCCGGGTGACGCCGGAGGAGCTCATCGCCTTCTGCCGGGAGCGCTTGGCGGCCTACAAGTACCCGCGGCAGGTGGAGATCGTGCCCGAGCTGCCGAAGACGCTGACGGGCAAGATCCTGCGGCGGGTGCTACGGGAGCGGGACGCGGGACAGTAA
- a CDS encoding aldehyde dehydrogenase family protein, whose protein sequence is MAAVAVRTYGLFIDGHWVERDENLPVRNKYTGEVIGYVARATRDDVERAVTAAQRAYRENPLPPYRRYQILKRASELIRERKPELARTIAAEAGKPLKDALAEVDRCTQTLEISAEEAKRIHGEQVPIEAAPGAENRLAFTLRVPVGVVAAISPFNFPLNLAAHKVGPSLAAGNAVVLKPATATPLSAVHLVQALADAGLPPGYLNLVTGAGGEVGEWLLADPRIAAYTFTGSAAVGERIKAASGLRRVVLELGNNSATIVCADADLDLAAARCARGAFANAGQICLSVQRIYVQRPVYEAFLEKLVAETRKLKVGDPLDPETDVGPMISEAEAERAEAWIREAVEQGARVLCGGRRQGAVLEPTVLVDVRPDMKVVCQEAFAPLVTVAPFEDVDEAIAMVNDSFYGLQAGIYTRDLQTAMKAARRIEVGGVMVNEIPNWRVDLMPYGGVKGSGIGREGPRYAIEHLTDLRLVVFNL, encoded by the coding sequence ATGGCTGCCGTCGCGGTTCGCACCTATGGCCTGTTCATCGACGGACATTGGGTCGAACGGGACGAGAACCTGCCCGTGCGCAACAAGTACACCGGCGAGGTCATCGGTTACGTCGCCCGGGCGACGCGCGACGACGTCGAGCGGGCGGTGACAGCCGCGCAGCGGGCGTACCGGGAGAACCCCCTTCCGCCCTACCGGCGGTACCAGATCCTCAAGCGGGCTTCGGAGCTGATCCGGGAGCGCAAGCCCGAGCTGGCCCGCACCATCGCCGCGGAAGCGGGCAAGCCCTTGAAGGACGCCCTGGCCGAGGTCGACCGGTGCACCCAGACCCTGGAGATCTCGGCGGAGGAAGCCAAGCGCATCCACGGTGAGCAGGTGCCCATCGAGGCCGCCCCGGGGGCGGAGAACCGGCTGGCCTTCACCCTGCGGGTGCCGGTGGGGGTGGTGGCGGCCATCAGCCCCTTCAACTTCCCCTTGAACCTGGCCGCCCACAAGGTGGGGCCGTCTCTGGCCGCGGGCAACGCGGTGGTGCTCAAACCCGCCACCGCCACGCCCTTGAGCGCCGTCCACCTGGTCCAGGCTCTGGCGGATGCCGGCCTGCCCCCCGGTTACCTCAACCTGGTCACGGGCGCGGGCGGGGAGGTGGGCGAGTGGCTGCTGGCCGATCCCCGCATCGCCGCTTATACCTTCACCGGCAGCGCGGCGGTGGGCGAGCGGATCAAGGCGGCGTCGGGCCTGCGGCGGGTGGTGCTGGAACTGGGCAACAACTCGGCAACCATCGTCTGCGCCGACGCCGACCTGGACCTGGCCGCCGCCCGCTGCGCCCGTGGTGCCTTCGCCAACGCCGGGCAGATCTGCCTTTCGGTGCAGCGGATCTACGTCCAGCGGCCGGTCTACGAGGCGTTTCTCGAGAAGCTCGTTGCCGAGACCCGCAAGCTCAAGGTCGGCGACCCCCTGGATCCCGAGACCGACGTGGGCCCCATGATCAGCGAGGCCGAGGCGGAGCGGGCCGAGGCCTGGATCCGCGAGGCCGTGGAGCAGGGAGCCCGCGTCCTGTGTGGCGGGCGGCGGCAGGGCGCGGTGCTGGAGCCCACCGTGCTGGTGGACGTCCGCCCGGACATGAAGGTGGTCTGCCAGGAGGCCTTCGCCCCGCTGGTGACGGTGGCGCCCTTCGAGGACGTGGACGAGGCCATCGCCATGGTCAACGACAGCTTCTACGGACTGCAGGCCGGCATCTACACCCGCGACCTCCAGACCGCGATGAAGGCGGCGCGGCGGATCGAGGTCGGCGGGGTGATGGTGAACGAGATCCCCAACTGGCGGGTCGATCTCATGCCGTACGGGGGCGTCAAGGGCAGCGGCATCGGGAGGGAAGGCCCGCGGTACGCCATCGAGCACCTGACCGATCTGCGGCTGGTGGTGTTCAATCTCTGA
- a CDS encoding MaoC/PaaZ C-terminal domain-containing protein → MVEPVRAEAVPVRWEPGAELPPLVKEPITKVQLVKYAGASGDYNLIHTDDETARRVGLDGVIAHGMLSMGFLGQYLVQLAGPEGVRRLKVRFRQMVRPGDVLTCKGRVVEVGPEEAPGLRRVRVEVWAENQRGEAVTAGEGEVLVPAPAGSPAGSS, encoded by the coding sequence GTGGTGGAACCAGTGCGAGCGGAGGCGGTGCCGGTGCGCTGGGAACCCGGGGCCGAGCTGCCGCCGCTGGTGAAGGAGCCCATCACCAAGGTGCAGCTGGTCAAATACGCCGGCGCGTCCGGCGATTACAACCTGATCCACACCGACGACGAGACCGCCCGGCGGGTCGGGCTCGACGGCGTGATCGCCCACGGCATGCTGAGCATGGGTTTCCTCGGCCAGTATCTGGTCCAGCTGGCGGGCCCGGAAGGGGTCCGCCGGTTGAAGGTCCGCTTCCGCCAAATGGTCCGTCCCGGCGACGTCTTGACCTGCAAGGGCCGGGTGGTGGAGGTGGGCCCGGAAGAGGCCCCGGGCCTGCGGCGGGTGCGGGTCGAGGTGTGGGCCGAGAACCAGCGGGGCGAAGCCGTCACCGCCGGCGAGGGTGAGGTGCTGGTGCCGGCGCCGGCAGGTTCTCCGGCAGGTTCGTCCTGA
- a CDS encoding MaoC family dehydratase N-terminal domain-containing protein, producing the protein MAIDRSLIGKESEEVVFEVEKGAIRKFAEAIGDPTPAYQRGEIAPPTFPTTFRIPIPGLSLELSRVLHGEQEYTFQRPIRAGDRVRCKSRVVDVYEKEGRLGRMTFLVTEIEGRDEAGELVFTGRSTVIVR; encoded by the coding sequence GTGGCCATCGACCGTTCCCTCATCGGGAAGGAATCGGAAGAAGTGGTCTTCGAGGTGGAAAAGGGGGCGATTCGCAAGTTCGCCGAGGCGATTGGCGACCCCACTCCGGCTTACCAGCGGGGAGAGATCGCCCCGCCCACCTTCCCGACTACGTTCCGGATCCCGATCCCGGGCCTGTCCCTGGAACTCAGCCGGGTACTACACGGCGAGCAGGAATACACCTTCCAGCGGCCGATCCGGGCGGGGGACCGGGTGCGGTGCAAGAGCCGGGTGGTGGATGTGTACGAGAAGGAAGGGCGGCTCGGCCGCATGACCTTCCTGGTCACCGAGATCGAGGGGCGGGATGAAGCGGGGGAGCTGGTCTTCACCGGCCGGAGCACGGTGATCGTCCGCTGA
- a CDS encoding phosphotriesterase, which translates to MSRTVNTVTGPVRPEDLGKTLVHEHFVFGYPGFHGDLTVAPYDRQRALEVGLDVARRVMACGVRTVVDATPSDCGRDPELLREISERTGLQIICSTGYYYEGEGAPAYFKFRRALGDAEEEIYEMFMREITEGIGGTGIRAGVIKLASSKGVITEYEQMFFRAAARAQRETGVPIITHTQEGTMGPEQAALLVGEGADPRRIMIGHMDGNTDIAYHLATLAHGVFIAFDRYGIQRFVGMPSDEARNALVTGLIALGYADRIMLSHDSVNFWLGRPVRWPPELADLLAAWHPTHLFDDVVPALVAAGVRLEVLDGIFTRNPARLFGAE; encoded by the coding sequence GTGAGCCGCACGGTGAACACCGTGACGGGGCCGGTTCGTCCCGAGGACCTGGGCAAGACCCTGGTCCACGAGCACTTCGTGTTCGGGTACCCCGGATTTCACGGGGACCTGACGGTGGCGCCCTACGACCGGCAGCGGGCGCTGGAGGTCGGCCTCGATGTGGCACGGCGGGTCATGGCCTGCGGCGTTCGCACGGTGGTCGACGCCACGCCCAGCGACTGCGGCCGCGATCCCGAGCTGCTGCGGGAGATCAGCGAGCGCACGGGCCTGCAGATCATCTGTTCCACCGGCTACTACTACGAGGGCGAAGGCGCCCCGGCATACTTCAAGTTCCGCCGCGCCCTGGGCGATGCCGAGGAAGAGATCTACGAGATGTTCATGCGGGAGATCACCGAAGGCATCGGCGGTACGGGGATCCGGGCCGGGGTGATCAAGCTCGCCTCCAGCAAGGGCGTGATCACCGAGTACGAGCAGATGTTTTTCCGGGCCGCGGCCCGCGCCCAGCGGGAGACGGGGGTCCCCATCATCACCCACACCCAGGAAGGCACCATGGGTCCGGAACAGGCGGCCCTCCTGGTGGGGGAGGGGGCCGATCCGCGGCGCATCATGATCGGCCACATGGACGGCAACACCGACATCGCCTACCACCTGGCCACCCTGGCCCACGGTGTCTTCATCGCCTTCGACCGCTACGGGATCCAGCGGTTCGTCGGCATGCCCTCCGACGAGGCCCGCAACGCCCTGGTGACCGGCCTGATCGCCCTGGGCTACGCCGACCGCATCATGCTCTCCCACGACTCGGTGAATTTCTGGCTGGGCCGGCCGGTGCGGTGGCCGCCCGAGCTGGCGGACCTGCTGGCGGCCTGGCATCCCACCCACCTCTTCGACGACGTGGTGCCGGCTCTGGTGGCGGCGGGGGTCCGGCTTGAGGTGCTGGACGGCATCTTCACCCGCAACCCGGCCCGGCTCTTCGGGGCGGAGTGA
- a CDS encoding MaoC/PaaZ C-terminal domain-containing protein — protein MGQWEPGAELPPLTKEPITKVQLVKYAGASGDYNLIHTDDETARRVGLDGVIAHGMLSMGFLGQYLTQLAGPENVRRLKVRFRQMVRPGDVLTCKGRVKEVRPEGAHRRVVLEVWAENQRGEAVTTGEGEVLVPDG, from the coding sequence ATGGGCCAGTGGGAGCCGGGCGCGGAGCTTCCTCCCCTGACGAAGGAGCCCATCACCAAGGTGCAGCTGGTCAAGTACGCCGGCGCCTCGGGGGATTACAACCTGATCCACACCGACGATGAGACCGCCCGGCGGGTCGGTCTCGACGGCGTGATCGCCCACGGCATGCTGAGCATGGGCTTCCTGGGCCAGTACCTGACCCAGCTGGCGGGGCCCGAGAACGTGCGCCGCTTGAAGGTGCGGTTCCGGCAGATGGTCCGGCCGGGCGACGTCCTCACCTGCAAGGGGCGGGTCAAGGAGGTGCGCCCCGAGGGGGCTCACCGGCGCGTGGTGCTTGAGGTCTGGGCCGAGAACCAGAGGGGGGAGGCCGTGACCACCGGTGAGGGAGAGGTGCTGGTCCCGGACGGGTGA
- a CDS encoding aldehyde dehydrogenase family protein, which yields MTTVAASTCGLFIDGQWGHRDKTLPVCNKHTGEVIGCVARASRDDVERAVAAARRAYREIPLPPYRRYAIFKRASEQIRKRRKPGLARTIAAEAGKPLKEHRSS from the coding sequence ATGACGACCGTGGCGGCCTCGACCTGCGGCCTGTTCATCGACGGCCAGTGGGGCCATCGGGACAAGACCCTTCCGGTCTGCAACAAGCACACCGGCGAGGTCATCGGTTGCGTCGCCCGGGCGAGCAGGGACGATGTGGAGCGGGCGGTGGCGGCGGCCCGGCGGGCTTACCGGGAAATCCCCCTGCCCCCGTACCGGCGGTACGCGATTTTCAAGCGGGCCTCCGAGCAGATCCGGAAGCGGCGCAAGCCCGGGCTGGCCCGCACCATCGCCGCCGAGGCGGGCAAACCCTTAAAGGAACATCGTTCCTCCTAA
- a CDS encoding SDR family NAD(P)-dependent oxidoreductase, with protein MRFADRVALVTGGGRGIGAATALRFAQEGAAVVVSDVDQGPADEVASQIREQGGRALAVACDVRDRQQVEAMVEQAVKTFGRLDFLVTCAGIIRDNLIHKMTDEDWDAVIDTHLKGTFLCAQAAQRVMVPQRYGKMVFLSSTSALGNRGQTNYSAAKAGIQGMARTLAIELGPFNINVNAVAPGFVETRMTRAVAERTGVDYEELKKAAAERTALRRVGKPEDVAGVIAFLCSEGASYVSGQVIYVRGGP; from the coding sequence ATGCGCTTTGCCGATCGGGTCGCCCTGGTGACGGGCGGCGGCCGCGGGATCGGTGCGGCCACGGCGCTGCGCTTCGCTCAGGAGGGCGCGGCGGTGGTGGTCTCGGACGTCGACCAGGGACCGGCCGACGAGGTCGCCAGTCAGATCCGCGAACAGGGCGGCCGCGCCCTGGCGGTGGCTTGCGACGTGCGCGACCGGCAGCAGGTCGAGGCCATGGTCGAGCAGGCCGTGAAGACCTTTGGCCGGCTCGACTTCCTCGTCACCTGCGCCGGGATCATCCGCGACAACCTGATCCACAAGATGACCGACGAGGACTGGGACGCGGTCATCGACACCCACCTTAAGGGCACGTTCCTCTGCGCCCAGGCGGCGCAGCGGGTGATGGTGCCCCAGCGGTACGGCAAGATGGTGTTCCTCTCCTCGACCTCGGCCCTGGGGAACCGCGGCCAGACCAACTACTCGGCCGCCAAGGCGGGCATCCAGGGCATGGCGCGGACCCTGGCGATCGAACTCGGTCCGTTCAACATCAACGTCAACGCGGTCGCGCCGGGGTTCGTGGAGACGCGGATGACCCGGGCGGTGGCGGAGCGCACCGGCGTCGACTACGAGGAGTTGAAGAAGGCCGCCGCCGAGCGGACGGCCTTGCGCAGGGTGGGCAAGCCGGAGGATGTGGCCGGGGTTATCGCCTTCCTCTGCAGCGAGGGTGCCAGTTACGTATCGGGTCAGGTGATCTACGTCCGCGGTGGGCCATGA
- the fabG gene encoding 3-oxoacyl-ACP reductase FabG, with amino-acid sequence MRFADRVALVTGGGRGIGAATALRFAREGAAVVVSDVDEGPAEEVASQIRQEGGRALAVACDVRDRGQVEAMVQRALDTFGRLDFLVTCAGIIRDNLIHKMTDDDWDGVIDTHLKGTFLCAQAAQRVMVPQRYGKMVFLSSTSALGNRGQTNYSAAKAGIQGMARTLAIELGPFNINVNAVAPGFIETRMTRAVAERTGVDFEELKKAAAERTPLRRVGQPEDVAGVIAFLCSEDASYVSGQVIYVRGGP; translated from the coding sequence ATGCGCTTTGCCGATCGGGTCGCGCTGGTCACCGGGGGCGGCCGGGGCATTGGGGCCGCCACCGCCCTGCGGTTTGCCCGGGAAGGGGCGGCGGTGGTGGTCTCCGACGTGGATGAGGGGCCGGCGGAGGAGGTGGCCTCCCAGATCCGCCAGGAGGGCGGCCGGGCCCTGGCCGTCGCCTGCGACGTGCGGGACCGCGGCCAGGTGGAGGCCATGGTGCAGCGGGCGCTGGACACCTTCGGCCGGCTGGATTTTCTGGTGACGTGCGCGGGGATCATCCGCGACAACCTGATCCACAAGATGACCGATGACGACTGGGACGGGGTGATCGACACCCACCTGAAGGGGACCTTCCTCTGTGCCCAGGCCGCCCAGCGGGTGATGGTGCCCCAGCGCTACGGGAAGATGGTGTTCCTGTCGTCCACCTCGGCCCTGGGCAACCGCGGCCAGACCAACTACTCGGCCGCCAAGGCGGGGATCCAGGGCATGGCCCGGACCCTGGCCATCGAGCTGGGGCCCTTCAACATCAACGTCAACGCCGTGGCGCCCGGCTTCATCGAGACACGGATGACCCGGGCCGTGGCCGAGCGCACCGGCGTGGACTTCGAAGAGCTGAAGAAGGCGGCGGCCGAGCGGACGCCCCTGCGCCGGGTGGGGCAGCCCGAGGACGTGGCCGGGGTCATCGCCTTCCTTTGCAGCGAGGACGCCAGCTACGTCTCGGGCCAGGTGATCTACGTCCGCGGCGGGCCGTGA